Part of the Micrococcales bacterium genome is shown below.
GGTGGCTGCAATCAGCATGTCATTGGGGCCAATGGCCTTGCCGGTTTTTTGCAGCTTGTTGCGGATGATTCCATAGTGTTCAGCCGCCGGACCGTCAAATGGCACCACGCCGATGCTGGCGACCAGCGCCCTGGCTGCCTCGAGTGCCTTGCCCGAGCCGCCCTTGCGGGCGCCGAACAGCAACTCGGAGGCGACAACGCTGGGAATCCTGACCTCCGACGGGTCGCAGCAAAGTAGTCGCTGGGAGGCCGATCTGGAGGTGCCGCGCAGCAGGTCGGCACAGATGCTTGTGTCAAGCAGAATCACACGAAATCCCTGTCAGAATCGGTCTCCCAAGGCAGTTCCTCGGGGGCTTCGAGCGGTTCGTTGCCGAGGGAGCCGAGCAACTCCAGCAGGTCTGCTGACCAAGCTCGTCGACCCGTGGCCAGCCTCCGGTTGGCGTAGGCCGAAAGAGAGATGCCTTCGCGGGCGGCCTCCGACTTGGCCGAGTCGATGACGTCCAAGTCAAGGTAAAGGGTCACGGGCTTTCCTGCCACACCTGCCTCCTAATATATGATACTCACATCATACACCGAGGCGGGTTGCCGGTTCGTTGACGGTCATCGACTGGCATGACGACCCGACCGTTTTGGCGCCAGCAATTCGTGCAGGCGCGGTAGTAGGCGCTCGGGGCTAGGTGCTTCGGCCGGCGGCCAGCTCGAAGGCCTTGATAAACCCGTGTGTGGCGGAAATCGCACTGGCGACTTGGGCGACAGCTTCAGCATCCGGATCGCCCAGGTTGGCACCGTGGCCAACCGCGATGAAGTACTTCTTCCCATTCATCTGAGCCACGGCACCTTGGCCAATTGTCACTTTGCTTTTCTTGAGCTGGACCTGGTCCAGCGGCGCGGAGTCGATGACGTCACCTTTGGTGCCATAGAGGGTCAGTGCCCCCTGCGCAATGACGATTCTGCCGTGTTGCGCCAGAGGTTTCATGCCGCCAAAGCCTGATCCGATCTGGACTTCTTCGCCAACATAATCTGGCACCGGCGCGCCCATTGGTGCGGTCATTGTTCCTCCTGTTTTGAGTGTATTTGTGTCCCGTTAGTGCTGGCCAACAGCTCAGGGATGACGTCTTGGATGTCGCCGCGCAGAACCGAATTGGCCTGGGAGTCGTAGGGTGTGGCCTCGGCGTTGACGATAATCACCTTGGCCCCGCCTTGCAGGGCGACCGAAACCAAAGAGGCCACCGGTTGGACCACCAGGGTTGTGCCAATGGCGACCATCAGGTCGCATTCACCGGCCACCTGGTAGGCCCGTTCTAACGGCCTAGGGTCAAGCATCTCGCCAAATAGGATGACCGTGGCCCGGGTGATGCCACCACATTTGGGGCAATCTGGGTCTTCCTCCCCGGCGTCCAAGCGAGCCAGCTGATCCGCCATCGGACCGGTGGCGCCGCAGTCTTCGCAACGCCAGCTCCGAATGTTGCCGTGCATCTCCAATACCCTGTCAGGGCTGTTCCCAGCCGCCAGGTGCAAGCCATCGGTGTTTTGGGTGACTATGGCCAAGAGCTTGCCAGCCGTCTCGAGATCGACGATCGACTGGTGCGCCGCGGTCGGGTGGGCGGCCTGCATATACATTTCGTCGCGGCGTTGCCAGGCGACCTTGCGGACTTCGGCACTATGCAGGTAGTCATCGAGATTAGAGACCCGCTCGGCCGCCGGATTCTTGGTCCACACGCCCTGCGGTCCGCGGAAATCAGGTATGCCGGCGCCGGTCGAAATGCCCGCGCCGCTCAGTACAACAATCCGCTGGGCGGCTCCAACCATCTTCTTCGCAGCGGTGATGTCGTTCATGCCCACCAACTTAGTGCCCACTGCGGCTCAACGCGCGCGCAGCGCGAAAACGCCCCAACCAACATACTGACGGGTGGAGCGGGCGTAGCGAGCCGGTTCGGCCGTCAATTCGGCGCGGACTTGACCAGCCATGTCGTCATCTGGATGGGCGTCGAGCCAGGTCCGCATGGTCAGCCATTGCGCCGCCTGGTAGCGATCCCAGCTGTCCTGATTGGCCAAGACCATTTCGACCACGTCATAACCCAAGCCACCAAACTGTTCCAGCAGCTCAGGCAGAATCAGGAAATCATCTGGGCCAGCCGCTTCGCACTCCTCTACGGTTATCTGGTCCGGGGGCATCTGGCGCCAGTAGGGCTCGCCAATCAGCATGATCCCGCCGGGCCTGAGGCTTTGGGCCAGTAACTCGACCGTGCCGGGCACGCCGTCACCAATCCAAGTCGCCCCAACGCAAGCGGCTAGGTCAACTGGCCCTTCGGCATCGGGCGTGACATAGCCGGCGGCGTCGGCATGGACAAACCGGACGCGATCAGCCACGCCAAGTTCGACCGCGCGCGCCCTGGCCTGCTCGGTAAACATGGCGCAAAGGTCAACACCGGTTCCGGTCAAGGCGTGGTCGCGGGCCCAGGTGCAAAGCATTTCCCCCGAACCGCTGCCCAGGTCAAGGGCGGTGGCCCCTGGTTCTAGACGGAGTACCTGGCCCAGCAGGGCGAGCTGGTTGGGAGTGAAGGGATTGTGGATGCGGTGGCCGGATTCGCGGATGGTAAAGATGCGGTTGATGTCCATATACGTCTGCCCTGTCAAACTGAGGTGCGGCTTGCTCAAGACTCTAGCCCGCTTACCGGGCCGGTTGGCTACCGGGCGCTGGTAGCATCGGCTACCGACGGGCCTCGCGTGACAGGCGAGGCGGGCTTACTTCTAAGGACAACCAAGTGACGGACGGCAGCGGTATCTAACTCGCGCTGAACCCCACGGGGCTGGTGAACAACCCGGTGGTGGCTTGGCGCACCACGGAGCCGCTGGTTGCCAGCGGACTCCTCAGCCGCGATCCGGAGCCGTCATGAATTCACCTGTCACTTTTTCTCATCTCACCTTTGCCTGGCCCGATGGCGGCCTGGTCCTTGACTCTGTCACCGGCGCCTTTAGCCTGGGGCGGACCGGTTTAGTCGGTGGTAACGGCTGCGGCAAATCGACGCTGTTGCGCCTGATCGCCGGTCAGCTGCGGCCCACCGAAGGCAGCCTTGAGGCAGGTCAGGTGGCCTACCTGCCTCAGTCAATTACCTTGAGCGCTGGCGATACTGTCGCCGACCTACTTGGCGTCAAGGCCAAGCTCGAGGCCTGGCAGGCAATTGAGGCCGGCTCGGTTGACCCTGCCCACTTCGAGGCCTTAGGGGAGGACTGGGATATCGAAGCCAGGGTTGAAAAAGCCTTGCGAACTGTCCGGCAAACCGGCGGCAACATGACCAGCATCAGTGCCGATCGCCTGGTCAGCACGCTTTCAGGCGGCGAGGCCATGGCACTGGCCGTGGCCGGAGTCCGTTTGCGGCGGGCAGCCATCACCCTGCTGGACGAGCCGACCAACAACCTCGACCAGGCGATGCGGGCGTTAGTGCTCGACATGTTGCGGACCTGGCCGGGCACTTTGGTGGTGGCTAGCCACGACACCGGGCTGCTTGAACTGATGGACGCCACAGCGGAACTCTATGACCACCAGCTGACGGTATTCGGCGGGCCCTACTCGCAATGGCGCCAAGCCAAGGCCGGCGAGCAGGCGGCCGCCGCCCAGACCGTCAAAGCAGCCCGCCAGGAGGTGCGCCTGGCCAAACATCAGCGCGCAGCGACAGTCGAGCGAACCGCCCGCTCCTTGGCCAACGGCCGGAAAAAGGCCCTTGGCGAAGGACTGGGCAAAAGCGCCCGTTACCGCCAACAAGGTGGCGCCGAACAAAACGCCGGGCGGGCGCGAGGCATTGCGGCAGACCGTCTGGCCGCCGCCCAGTCAGCCCTGACCGAGGCGACGGACAAGGTTCGGCGCGAGCAGCACATCAGCATTGACCTGCCGGATCCCGGTGTTAGCTCTTCCCGAACGATCTTGACATTGGCCTGGGCTGATCAGCAGTTCATTGTCCAGGGCCCCGAGCGGGTGGCTTTGACCGGGCGCAACGGCGTGGGCAAAACCAGCCTGATCGAGGCCATGCTTGGGTTGCGGCCCAGCCAGCTTGACCTACCTAAGGCCAGCCTGGCCACGGCGCGGGTTGGCTATTTGCCGCAGCGGTTCGACAACCTAGACGAGGCGTCTAGTGCTCTTGACAATGTCCTGGCGGCGGCACCGTCCGCGACGCCAGCAGCTGTGCGATCAAATCTGGCCCGCCTGCTGATCCGGGGCGATGCCGTCTTCCGCCCCGTGGCCGATCTGTCTGGCGGCGAACGTTTCCGGGTCGCCTTGGCTCGTTTGCTTTTGGCCCAGCCGCCACCACAGTTGCTCATTTTGGACGAGCCAACCAACAACCTCGACCTGACATCGGTAGACCAGCTGATCGAAGCTCTCAGCCAGTACCGTGGGGCGGTTCTAGTGGTCAGCCATGACGCGGAATTCCGCCGCCGGCTCGGTGTCGAGGTGGCGCTTGAGCTGACCGGCCCAACTATCACCGTGCATCGCAGCTAGCAGGTGGCCGGACGGCTGATCAGACCGGGGGTTCGGATCCCGGACCACTGGTCGGCCTCAGGCGCCCAGTTCTGAGATGGGGTCAACAGCTGGCAAACCCATCAGGCCAGCGGTCTTAGCCATGAGGCTGTCGTGGGTAGCGACAGTGACAACTTCGGGGATTAGCAAGGCCGTAGCCAGGTGGAGCGCGTCAAGGGTTCTGATGTGTGAGGAAATGGCTTCGGCCTGCTGGTGGATCTTCTCGGTTATGTCGAACAGTCCAACTCGAGCCAATAGAACTTCGCCCGTTGACACGGGTTCACCCTCACG
Proteins encoded:
- a CDS encoding type II toxin-antitoxin system VapC family toxin; this encodes MPLFYLDASIGIQALLETPHRQRLITWIDHSDNEFVSSRLLRTEIVRVLRREGEPVSTGEVLLARVGLFDITEKIHQQAEAISSHIRTLDALHLATALLIPEVVTVATHDSLMAKTAGLMGLPAVDPISELGA
- a CDS encoding class I SAM-dependent methyltransferase, encoding MTGQTYMDINRIFTIRESGHRIHNPFTPNQLALLGQVLRLEPGATALDLGSGSGEMLCTWARDHALTGTGVDLCAMFTEQARARAVELGVADRVRFVHADAAGYVTPDAEGPVDLAACVGATWIGDGVPGTVELLAQSLRPGGIMLIGEPYWRQMPPDQITVEECEAAGPDDFLILPELLEQFGGLGYDVVEMVLANQDSWDRYQAAQWLTMRTWLDAHPDDDMAGQVRAELTAEPARYARSTRQYVGWGVFALRAR
- a CDS encoding type II toxin-antitoxin system VapC family toxin, whose protein sequence is MILLDTSICADLLRGTSRSASQRLLCCDPSEVRIPSVVASELLFGARKGGSGKALEAARALVASIGVVPFDGPAAEHYGIIRNKLQKTGKAIGPNDMLIAATAVSLGATIATANVDEFSRVPGLVVENWREVPK
- a CDS encoding Sir2 family NAD-dependent protein deacetylase, producing the protein MNDITAAKKMVGAAQRIVVLSGAGISTGAGIPDFRGPQGVWTKNPAAERVSNLDDYLHSAEVRKVAWQRRDEMYMQAAHPTAAHQSIVDLETAGKLLAIVTQNTDGLHLAAGNSPDRVLEMHGNIRSWRCEDCGATGPMADQLARLDAGEEDPDCPKCGGITRATVILFGEMLDPRPLERAYQVAGECDLMVAIGTTLVVQPVASLVSVALQGGAKVIIVNAEATPYDSQANSVLRGDIQDVIPELLASTNGTQIHSKQEEQ
- a CDS encoding ATP-binding cassette domain-containing protein, whose protein sequence is MNSPVTFSHLTFAWPDGGLVLDSVTGAFSLGRTGLVGGNGCGKSTLLRLIAGQLRPTEGSLEAGQVAYLPQSITLSAGDTVADLLGVKAKLEAWQAIEAGSVDPAHFEALGEDWDIEARVEKALRTVRQTGGNMTSISADRLVSTLSGGEAMALAVAGVRLRRAAITLLDEPTNNLDQAMRALVLDMLRTWPGTLVVASHDTGLLELMDATAELYDHQLTVFGGPYSQWRQAKAGEQAAAAQTVKAARQEVRLAKHQRAATVERTARSLANGRKKALGEGLGKSARYRQQGGAEQNAGRARGIAADRLAAAQSALTEATDKVRREQHISIDLPDPGVSSSRTILTLAWADQQFIVQGPERVALTGRNGVGKTSLIEAMLGLRPSQLDLPKASLATARVGYLPQRFDNLDEASSALDNVLAAAPSATPAAVRSNLARLLIRGDAVFRPVADLSGGERFRVALARLLLAQPPPQLLILDEPTNNLDLTSVDQLIEALSQYRGAVLVVSHDAEFRRRLGVEVALELTGPTITVHRS